CGGTATATTTCTGTACCTTTATGCTCTTAATTACacaatatatttattaaatttgatcCTTGTTTCTGTGTTGAGGATATTACGATTGTTACTATAATGTAATAAATAAAGAGAACTAATGATTAAATTCATGTAACTAGTTTTGATTGTATGACACCATCTCcttgtgtgtgtgtgtgtgtgtgtgtggttTCCTCGGCAAATATTATCGTTGTtgcaaaagaaatatatatatatatatatatgcaCGTACTCAAATTAGATTAGATTAGAAACTCACACAAACCCaattaaacaatcaaaaagaaaaagaagaagaagaagtgtAGTAGAGTAGGGGGTGTGCATAATTATAAAGTCTAAAAGATTTGCAAATCTTCTCTATACACAAACATAGACAGACATATACATGAGATAgctttcctttctttttttttttttttttctataaCAAGATATAAAACGctatttgaaaattaaaatcaagttaaatatttaatgtATGAATTTAGACAAATTTAAATGGATAAAGTAgtacaattattatttatggTCCAAATCTTCAATCAAAAACTGTGGATTTTCGCTTCCGATATTCGGAAAGAACCACAAATGgtccatttttttttgattataaGGATGAATCAATCTTCCCCCCGCCCCTATTGTATTGATTATGTacttgattcaattttcgCTGGAATATATTCGCccaaatttaatttgaCAGATCTTCACATCAAGTTagatttttgaaataatttgGTATTATACCCAGGTATATCAtcttgaaatcaatttaaaatttctttacagtatattctttcatttcttgAGTGTTGTGAAAGAAGATTGCTGTTTCATGCATTCAAATTCAGATCAAAAAAGTAGGcgataatgaaaaagaagtcaaatcaaaaaaaaaaaaaaaaacaattctcCTATTTGAATTCATCTGGTAATCTCTATATAAAATAAGTTAAAGCAGAGTCATATTGATTGACAAAATGTGTTGACTCCGATAAAGAAACTAACTAAAATGATTTGACTGGGAATTGATcatgataatgatttaccGCCACAGTGTAATATTGCAAATTTAAcgtttgttgttgttttatgCGCTAACAgagaaatatttaataattagtAGTGCGTAACTGcccaatttttttggtcgcaaatttttttttttagttatTAAAGTTTGATATCATCCACTGTTTAAATGTTTATGACTAAATTTTCTCAAtgttgaaaagaaaaaaaaaaaaaaaaagaactcCAAAAAGCCTTAtcttaatttttcaaatttagaCACTTGAAATCAGTTTTTCTTCACCAGTCATGTCAAAGATAAAGAATAGTATTACCACAataaaccaacaacaaactgGTGccacaacaaataataattcttcttcatcaatagaAGTTGTCACCACTTCTGCCCCTAGATATGATAACAATTTCAACGATGAAACAACTCATGAAATAACTAATGAAACTAACTCTAATGTTAGTTTATCTTCAACACTTTTCCAATACCTTGCGACAATTTCTAAAAAACTTGATTCTTTAGGTGTTGAAACTCGAGGTATTGAAAGGATTCAACCTTATGAACGTTCCACTAATCGTACTAAACAATTCTTTAGTGTCATGGGATTATGGTTATCTGCTTGTGGTGGATTATCATCAATGTCATCATTTTATTTAGgtccattattatttgaattagGGTTACGTAATACTTTACTTGCAGGATTATTAGGAGAAATTTTAGGATGTTTTATAGCGGCTTATTGTTCATTAATGGGACCTCGTTCTGGTTGTCGTCAAATGGTAAGTGGTCgatttttatttggttgGTGGTTTGTTAAATTAGTAGCATTAGTAGCAATTATTGGAGTTATGGGTTGGTCAGTGGTTAATAGTGTTGTTGGTGGACAAATTTTAAGTTCAGTAAGTAATGATAAAATCCCTCTTTGGGCCGGGATCATTATAATTGCTGCTATATCATTGATTGTCGCTATTGCTGGgattaaacaattgattcGAGTGGAAGCATTTTTAAGTATACCGGTGAATTGtgcatttttattattatatattgttGCATcacaaaaatttgattatttaacTTGGAAAGATGCTGTTGTGGCTAATGAAAGTAGTGAATATTCTTCAGCAGCAACTGTTAAAGGTAATTGGTTgagttttttttcattatgtTATTCCATTACTTCAACTTGGGGTACTATTGCTTctgattattatattttattccCGGAAAACACTCCAGATTGGGAAATCTTTGCCATTACTTTTTTCGGAATTTcaataccaacaacatTTGTTGGAGTAGCAGGTATTCTCATTGGTAATGTGGCATTAACTTATCAACCTTGGGGTGATGCTTATAAGAAATTAGGAATGGGTGGATTATTGAATGAAGCATTTAAACCATGGGGTGCTGGAGGtaaatttcttttaatgataattttcttatcattaatttcaaataatattattaatacttATTCGGCCGCATTTGGAGTACAATTGGCTGGTACGCTGTTTGCTAAAATTCCTAGATGGTTATGGGCAATTCTTCTTACGgcaatttatttaatttgtGCATTAGTGGGTCGTAATGAATTTTCTACTATTTTAGGTAATTTCTTACCTATGATTGGTTATTGGGTATCAATGTATTTCATTATGTTATTAGAAGAGAATACAATTTTCAGAACtgataaattcaaatatttgtttACAAAGGAATTTCCTTATGgtaataaagaagaagattttgatTCTACAATTGCACATCCCATTGATCCAAGAATTATTGGTACTCCATTAAGacaaaatcaacattataatttcaatatttggaatgattatgataaattaaCTCGAGGATTAGCTGCAACAACTTCTTTTATAATTGGTGCTACAGGTGCTGCTGTGGGGATGTCACAAGCATACTGGATTGGCCCCCTTGCTAGACGTATAGGAGGTGAATTCGGTGGTGATATTGCCATGTGGTTATGTATGGGATTTAGTGGATTGGTTTATCCTCCGTTACGTTAtttagaattgaaaaaatttggtAGATAAGGATGGTAATTATATTTGATCGAGAAATTCATAGATAGAGACATATAACCTGAATATAATAGATAAATCAATGGTTATTCTATAATATGTACATATGAGCAAATTAACAAACTACTGTTTATTTCACGAgagaaacaaaacaattttgCTTTACCCCTTGGGTATTCAAGCCTACAATCAATCCAAagtataatataatataaaataaataccCATTATTCGTGTACAAACAAGACTATACATATACTAGTATATATATGCATCTATTAGGGTGTTAAAAAGGGTTAGTGGAACAAAAAGTTTCATGATATTAGGCATTATTTgtaatcatcaatttttattcttttttgttccaatttaattaaacaaattggaATCCTTTCTCCTCATGCAAGATATCAGATCAACAGTCATCTAAAGTGACTTGATCTTCTGGTTATGCTATATCTTGAATGCTGACTCGCGTATATGAGAATATCCCCCATTGCTGTACGATAGTCTGGCAATGATGCACAATATGCACACTATTTATTTCGAAACACACAAGGTAACATAATATGGGTTTAAACTatggtgaaaaaaaaaaaaattgtgaAAGACAACGAAAACAGATTCTTTCAGTTTTATAtctctaatttttttaatgtGACGACGATAACTGGAAGAATGATTCGTGCAAGTTGAACAAAAACAggtcaatttttttctcccATGGCACACgacagaaaagaaagaccTCCTCTCATCACCAAAAggaagatgaaaaaaaaaaaattcatctCTTCtcgcaaaaaaaaaaaaaaaaaaaaaaaagaaaaacctCCTTCCAACAGTTGAATCCGATTGATTATCTTTGTAAACTGGTGTCTTTGACTTAAACAATCTACAGGTCATTTATCCTTTTCTTAactcaaaaacaaaaaagaaacccCGCCCCATGTCATCGAAAGAGGATTATATCATTAAGCCAGAATCAGTATCACCATCCAATGATACTTCTCAATGgccattattattgaaaaattatgataaattattagttaGATCAGGACATTATACCCCTATTCCTGCTGGATCTGCTCCATTAAATCGTGATATTAAATCTTATGTATCATCAGGAGTTATAAATTTAGATAAACCATCAAATCCATCATCTCATGAAGTTGTTGCCTGgattaaaagaattttaCGAGTTGAAAAAACTGGTCATTCTGGTACTTTAGATCCTAAAGTTACTGGTTGTTTAATTGTTTGTATTGATAGAGCTACTAGATTAGTTAAATCTCAACAAGGTGCTGGTAAAGAATATGTTTGTATTGTTAGATTACATGATCAATTAAAAgatgataaagaattaaatcGTACTTTAGAAAATTTAACTGGTGCATTATTTCAAAGACCACCTTTAATTTCTGCTGTTAAAAGACAATTAAGAGTTAGAACTGTTTATGATtctaaattaattgaatttgataataaaagaGGTTTAGGTGTATTTTGGGCATCTTGTGAAGCTGGTACTTATATGAGAACTTTATGTGTTCATTTAGGTATGTTATTAGGTGTTGGAGGTCATATGCAAGAATTACGTCGTGTTAGATCAGGTGCTATGAGTGAATCAGATAATTTAGTTACTTTACATGATGTTTTAGATGCTCAATATGTTTATGATAATACTAGAGATGAATCTTATTTAAGAAAAATCATTCAACCTTTAGAAAGTTTATTAGTTGGTTATAAAAgagttgttgttaaagATTCTGCCGTCAATTCTGTATGTTATGGAGCTAAATTAATGATTCCTGGTTTATTAAGATATGAAGAAGGTATTGAATTATATGATGAAGTTGTTTTAATGACTACTAAAGGTGAAGCCATTGCTATTGGTATTGCTCAAATGTCAACTGTTGATTTACAATCTTGTGATCATGGAATTGTTGCTAAAGTTAAAAGATGTATTATGGAAAGAGATACTTATCCAAGAAGATGGGGGTTAGGTCCAATTGctcaaaagaaaaaacaaatgaaaGCTGATGGCAAATTAGATAAATATGGTAGAGTAAATGAAAATACTCCagaaaattggaaaaaagaTTATAAAGATCTTGATGAACAACCAGCTCCACCTATTCCTGAATCTAAATTAGTTGCTCCTGAACTTCAAttaccaaagaaaaaatcgttaattgaagaagttgaagttgatattgatgttgaagataaaaaggaaaagaaagacaagaaggaaaagaaagataagaaggaaaagaaggaaaagaaagataaaaaggaaaagaaggataaaaagagaaaagcTGAAGATGATAGTTCTAAAagtgaaaagaaaaagaaatccaaAAAGGATTAAAGAAAGCatattagttttttttttttatgtaaATTGTataacaaattcaattaattttatatatataacatGTCAAATctatttcattaaattgaaTCTTTGAAATTCTCATCTTtaccaacaacattatttttcaaaaattgaaattttgtcATCAACATTTTTTCACATTGTTCATATTGCATTTGTgataaatatgatttatCATGATCTCCCatcaatttaaaatatttcataAAACTTTTCAGGGCTAATAGTTTACAAATCCATTCGgtatcattatcaaactttaatttatcttgataattttgtaataaatGTTTTTGTTCATCAATAGAATTGTTATTTGAAGATCGaaaatctaataaatacattattaaaatataaaaaaatgcaAAAGCTGAATTTGGACCTAAAATTTCTAGCATTTCTCGTAATTTAGTATCAAAttctaaatcaattggtttttgaaataataCTTTAAGTAGTAAATTATATGTTATATGCATAATATCTGAATTTAAAGTGaaattttgattaaaaGCATTAGTGGTATTATTAGATGATTGAGAATTTTTAAAAGCTTGTTCCAAATCGTTTAAACATTtatgtttcaattgaattgaatatgAAGGTGttttatcttttaaaaTCCCATGTTCATAATCTAATAAAATAGTTAAATTCAAAGTTGCAAATACATATAATTCATTGAATTTCCCTTTTGGTGCTACCGATTGACATGGAACtccaaaaaataattgaagaaatgaaTTCTCCGTGATTTCTGGAGTTGTTGTGGTAACAACATTGTTCCCCAGTAATTGAATAacttttaaataataatattttgcTGCTTGTAAATCAGCattatgatgataaaacattgcaaaacaataataaattaatggaTAAACtgattgaataataattgaaaattctttatcaaattcaatttgattagtTTGTTGCataaattcattcaatggatcaattttataatcattcaagataaaattattaatagttttataaatattgaaataaattttcaaatatttcaatcGTTGTTGTCTTCTattgaaatcaacaattgataaatcatgatatttatcatatttttgtattttatgtaaattttttaatgcCTTATTAAAACATATTTGggatttatttttggaaTCTTTTAAAAACGAAACTCCAGttaaaaaatgaattattattgaaatttcttCGGTAGTTAACcaatcaaatttcaaattgaaagtATAACTCAATTCACTTATGAAAACTCgtaattcaatttgtcCATCATTATGAAGTTTGCCatatttgttgaaattttcaGAAATTTGTCGTATAAGTGATTTACAatctttatttaattgaataaagGCAGCAAGTTTCACCAATAATCCTGGTAATACAAGggaatcaaatttatatttttgtatGAACCTTTCAGCTTTAGCAATTAAATCCAATGCTACATGTGGTGATCCTCGATATAATTGTAAATTGGAActtaaaatcaaacaatatGTTTTCACTCCTGATGCAtcattgtttttttgttgactTATCTTAGTCAATAATGTTAATGCCACATCCGGATTATGAactaaataatattttattttgaataattcaAAACATTCAACTATCAGGGTACTGAATATATCGTTATATTTCTGTATTTCAGcatttaaataattgattaatgatttcagttttgttttatcaAGATATTGACAAAGTAATAATTGACATTTAAGATGATCAATTACTTCCCCTAATTCCCGCAGTAACTTAGTTGCTTTCCTCAAATAAGTTTCGCCAATTAATAAAGTACCAGTTTCTTGGAAATAAATGATAGCTAatttaaaataaacaataaatctttgataatcattcaatttatatttggtATCCAAGATTTCTAAACAGCTTATAGCaattttaatcaatttataataaattccCATAACTTCAGAATCCTTTGTTTTTGCCACATACATATGAGCTTTCTTAATGAAATGATCACTTAATTGTGTGTAATACTCGAATTTTATTTCAACTGCAGTAAAAGGATCTTCGAGCTTACTTTTAAGTTCATCTATCGTGTAGAAATGATCTTTAGGTTTCCATTCCTTTTGAAAGTTTGTTTGTAAATTGTACTCGTCTTTGCTCAACTCCTCTACGTCTGAACTTTCATTTTCAGgttcattaattgaattataagCATTATTTGAACCCATTTTGAAAGTATTGGAAGTCCCTGATTGTGTTGGCCCAGTTGGAGGTGGGACATTTTGTACTAGCCCTGTCGGATTTGGAAATTGCGTTTGATTAATCGGTagatattgttgattgtaattttgatgatagCCACCCATATTTGTTGGATCATGATATTCTGGTATATTGTTTGGTggcggtggtggtggaaaAGCTGTTTG
This is a stretch of genomic DNA from Candida dubliniensis CD36 chromosome 1, complete sequence. It encodes these proteins:
- a CDS encoding cytosine/purine transport protein, putative (Similar to S. cerevisiae FCY2;~Similar to C. albicans TPN11): MSKIKNSITTINQQQTGATTNNNSSSSIEVVTTSAPRYDNNFNDETTHEITNETNSNVSLSSTLFQYLATISKKLDSLGVETRGIERIQPYERSTNRTKQFFSVMGLWLSACGGLSSMSSFYLGPLLFELGLRNTLLAGLLGEILGCFIAAYCSLMGPRSGCRQMVSGRFLFGWWFVKLVALVAIIGVMGWSVVNSVVGGQILSSVSNDKIPLWAGIIIIAAISLIVAIAGIKQLIRVEAFLSIPVNCAFLLLYIVASQKFDYLTWKDAVVANESSEYSSAATVKGNWLSFFSLCYSITSTWGTIASDYYILFPENTPDWEIFAITFFGISIPTTFVGVAGILIGNVALTYQPWGDAYKKLGMGGLLNEAFKPWGAGGKFLLMIIFLSLISNNIINTYSAAFGVQLAGTSFAKIPRWLWAILLTAIYLICALVGRNEFSTILGNFLPMIGYWVSMYFIMLLEENTIFRTDKFKYLFTKEFPYGNKEEDFDSTIAHPIDPRIIGTPLRQNQHYNFNIWNDYDKLTRGLAATTSFIIGATGAAVGMSQAYWIGPLARRIGGEFGGDIAMWLCMGFSGLVYPPLRYLELKKFGR
- a CDS encoding H/ACA ribonucleoprotein complex subunit, putative (Similar to S. cerevisiae CBF5;~Similar to C. albicans CBF5), which gives rise to MSSKEDYIIKPESVSPSNDTSQWPLLLKNYDKLLVRSGHYTPIPAGSAPLNRDIKSYVSSGVINLDKPSNPSSHEVVAWIKRILRVEKTGHSGTLDPKVTGCLIVCIDRATRLVKSQQGAGKEYVCIVRLHDQLKDDKELNRTLENLTGALFQRPPLISAVKRQLRVRTVYDSKLIEFDNKRGLGVFWASCEAGTYMRTLCVHLGMLLGVGGHMQELRRVRSGAMSESDNLVTLHDVLDAQYVYDNTRDESYLRKIIQPLESLLVGYKRVVVKDSAVNSVCYGAKLMIPGLLRYEEGIELYDEVVLMTTKGEAIAIGIAQMSTVDLQSCDHGIVAKVKRCIMERDTYPRRWGLGPIAQKKKQMKADGKLDKYGRVNENTPENWKKDYKDLDEQPAPPIPESKLVAPELQLPKKKSLIEEVEVDIDVEDKKEKKDKKEKKDKKEKKEKKDKKEKKDKKRKAEDDSSKSEKKKKSKKD